ACAGGAAATTCTTTGGGACTACAACCAAAACGCTCTAAAGAATTTGTGGACGAGATTATGAAGGATTGGGCCGAATTGGCCGTAGAGGGACACTTTTATGCAAACAGACCATGGTGGGACTATCATGAGCGGCTAGCCAATCCTTTGGCCAAAGTGGTAGGCGCCCGCCCTGAAGAAATCACCGTGATGAACACTTTGAGCGTAAATCTCCATTTGCTTATGGTTTCCTTTTATACCCCAAATCCAAAACGGTACAAAATAGTATGTGAGGAAAAGGCATTTCCCAGTGATCAATATATGCTCCAAAGTCAAGTAAGGTTTCATGGTTTTGACCCTGAAAATGCCATCGTTGAGGTTAAAAAACGGGAGGGTGAGCATTATTGGAGGACTGAGGATATTCTGGCTAAAATTGATGAAGTAGGGGATGAGCTTGCCCTGGTCCTGATTGGTGGCGTTAATTATTATAATGGACAGGTTATGGATATGAAGGCGATTACCGAGGCTGGTAAGGCCGTTGGGGCAAATGTGGGTTGGGACCTGGCCCATGCCGTTGGTAACGTTGCGCTTGAACTCCATGATTGGAATGCCGATTTTGCCGCATGGTGCAGTTATAAGTACATGAACAGTGGGCCTGGAAATGCATCAGGCGTATTTATACATGAAAGACATTTGAACAGAAAGGACATTCCAAGGTTCGAGGGTTGGTGGGGTACCAAAAAAGAGGAACGGTTCTTAATGAAGCCGCAGTTTGAGCCCATGTCCAATGCAGATGCCTGGCAAATCAGTAACCCCCCTGTCCTATCGCTGGCACCTTATTTAGCTTCATTGGAACTTTTTGAAGAAGTGGGGATGCAGGCCCTGATTGAAAAACAAAAATCCATCACGTCGTATTTGGAGTTTGTTTTAGGGGAAATCGATAAAGATGTTGATAGCAGTTTTGAAATTATTACCCCCCAGGAGAGGGGTTGTCAACTTTCCGTTTTCCTGCATGGACAAGGTAAAGTATTGTTCAACTATCTCATGGACCATGGGGTAATCGTTGATTGGCGTGAACCTAATGTGATACGTTTGGCACCGGCCCCTTTTTATTGTTCATTTGAGGAAATGTATCGTTTTGGACAAATATTGAAAGAAGGTATTCTGAATAAAGATTAATACACTTGGATGAGGTCACTAGGATTAATTTTCTTGAATGCACGGTATTTTGGTCCCTCATGGGTTTTTGCAAGTATCAATATTCTTTTTGGGACCTGGGCCATTTATATTCCTACGGTAAAGGAAAATCTTGGAATAGATAAGTCCCAATTGGGAATTGCCATTTTTTGTCTTTCACTTGGGGTGTTTATCGTTTTTCCCTTTGCGTCATCCATCATTAATCGAATTGGGGTAGGGAAGGCGACTTGGTACGGTGTACTTATTAGTTGTTGTACCGCTATTTTACCGCTTTTGAGTCCTAACTATTATATGCTGATGGGTAGTCTGTTTTTGTTCGGTGCTTCCAATGGGTTTACGGATATATCCATGAACACCTTGGTCACGGAACTGGAAAAAAAGGATGGCGCAAAATTTATGTCGGCTTCCCATGGGTTCTATAGTTTGGGGGGCGTTTTGGCAGGTTTGGGAAGCTTTTTGATTGGACCTTTGGATAATCCAGTGCTTCATATGGCCATGGCGATTACCCTAGTGTTCATTGTTAATTTCATATTCCATAAAAACTATGTAAATGAAATTGCAGCTACCATTGAAAAGGATACTTTTAGCTTGAAATTGTTTAAACCCTTATTATTGTTGGGGCTCATTTCCTTTATTGCCATGGGGAGCGAAGGTGCCATTGTGGATTGGAGCGGCTTGTACCTAAAAGAAGTCAGTTTGGCCCCTGAAGCCTTATGGGGTGCCGGATTTTTAGGTTTTCAGGTGACGATGACCTTAGGTCGGTTTTTGGGTGATGGGGTAAGCGCCAGTATCGGGTCGGTAAAAATGGTGGCCTTGGGTACTTTGTTAAGTATTATCGGGTATGTTTTGGTCTTGACCACATCCACGTACATGGCAATTACGGGTTTTGCAATCTGTGGTCTGGGCTTTTCCGCTATGGTGCCGGAATTGTTTAGAATAGGCGGAAATGTAAAGGGTGTAGAATCTTCCAAAGGCGTTTCCTTTATCGCTGGTGCCGGATATTCCGGTTTCCTGTGTGCTCCACCTATTTTGGGTTTTTTGGCGGACAATTATTCCCTTAAAACAAGTTTTATAGTGCTTTTGGGAGTGGCTTTGTTTATTCTTGGGGCGACGGCCATTCTCAAGAAAAGAAGGGGATAGGGGAGGTGATAGGTATGTTTGCCTCAATTCATGTTACCTCTTGTCTTTAACCCCAAGGTTCCCTGTCCCATGGTATCGATAAACTTTTTGATTTCCTCCGTTAGGGGAAGCCAGGACTGTTGCTCCCAATAATCTGCATTGTACGGATGTTTTAACTTAAAAATATCCTTGTGCTCATTGACGTTGCTTTTTATCTTTTCATTGCCAAAGCTTTCTGGGGTGTATAAGGTGATTTCCATATCGTAAACATCGGGCATAGGATGTTGTTCCGTTTTTACTTCTAAGGAAAACGTACGTTTTGCCCTATGCAGATAATAAAGCCCTTTTTCCGCATTTTCCTTAAAATACATGGAAGAACTTCCTTTAAGAAAATGGGAATATTTATCCTCTGCTGGATTAGGACTATTTATAGCTCCTTGGCTAACAACTTCAAAAGATAAAATGGCATTGTTTTCTCCGTTGATAATGTAGTGGCCCTTCGCACTACTGCCATCTTCTGAAGGAAGCGAATTGAATTCGACCCGTATCTCCTCACTATTCTCATAGGGCTTTTCAATTACTTCAAACTCCGGACCCATGGCGTTCAACCGCATAAATTCGCCAAAGATGTTATAAAGCGAAGGAAGCTCAAAGTATATGCCATGCTCGTCTCTAATAATGCCTAATTGGCGCATTTCAGCCAATTGCACTTGATAATCCTTTTTTTCCATTTCCAGACCATTACCGTAAATAGAGGTTTTACGTAGTAAGGTTCCCGTCATATCCTGCATGCGAACCAAGCTATCGTTTTTTCTGAGTAAAGCCCGGATGAAAAAGGTTTCCATGTGCGGTTTCAATAAATAATTGGAATTTATGGAATCCTTGATTCTTTGAAGGATGGTTTTGGCATTGGTAACGATTACCTCGTCCAGGGCCACCACCTTTTTTTTAAGGTAGATCGTGTCGGTCAAGGCTTCTGTTAGGAGTACCTTTTTTTTATAGCCGTTTCTAAAAAGAATGACCGTATCCAGTAAAGTTTTTATGAAGAACCTACCTTCGGTATTGCTGATTGTGCTGTTGTTCCTATTGAATACATGTACAAATTCTAAAGGGGTATGTTCATCGGCATCCATTATGATACCTTCAAATTCAGTTTGGGAGTGTAGTAAAGTACAAGACAGATAAAGAAATAGTAACAGGCAATTTCTCATAACCCTATTATAATTATCTAAATCATTTGTAATTATTCTACCTCAATTCCCGTGAAGTATAGTTGAAAATTGCCTTCGCCCATTTTGTGCATGGTGGCGATATTAAGCCCATCAAAATTTTTGTAGTCTTCCCAACTGGTTACCATATTGGGCTCTTCTTGATTGCCTCTTCTAAAAACCCATTCTTTGATGACATGGTCATCTCCAAAATAAAAGTCATAGGCATCACCCGGCGTATATCCACCTTCGTTCCCATAAACGATGGTCAATTGTTGCAAGGTATCCTGGCTCATGGGAGCTTGAACGGCATCTTGGTGTTCATAAGTGAAACTGTTTTGGTCCCAGACCAATTGATAGGGCGCCAACATCCAATATTTGTCATTAATGAAACCGGCATCCGTTTTTGCGATTACACTATCCATTTCTTTTCGGTTATAACTAAGCGTATCCTCGTGGGTCATGAAAACTACATCATTGGTTCTGGGGTTCCATTGCCAAGTGCGCTCAAAATGGGAAGAATCCCTATCTACGTTAAATGTGAACTTTATGCGCTCTATGTTCCTCCAATTGTCATATCCGTTGGCTTGGGCTATTTTTTCCAATATGGTATTTTCTTTTTCAACCATTTCTTGTTCTTGCTCCTTTTTCCCATTGCTTTTGCAACTACTTATTAAAATCAAAAGGAGAATTTGTAAAACGAAGGTTTTTTTCATTGCGATTATGATTTATAGTTCAAGATAACAATAACAGAAACTTTAACCTATTTTTGGAATTCATAATAATTTTTAGAGGGTGACCTTTTTACGCAAACTGTGTCTTATTATCATAAGTAACCAATTCAAAACAAAATTGGATGCTAATGACCCTTACAAGGACGTTACGGATGAGGATCTGGTGAAGGAGATAGTGGCCAAAAAGGATTCCATGCTATTTGGTGTTCTTTATGATCGATATGCGAAAATGGTGTACAATAAGTGTTACGGATTTGCCAAATCACAAAAGGAGGCGGAGGACCTTACACAAGATGTGTTTTTAATGGTATTCGTGAAATTGGCCTCGTTTCAAGGAAAATCAAAATTTTCAACTTGGCTATACTCGTTTACCTATAACTTTTGCGTTAATTATGTCAACCGGGACAAGGGCAGGAAAATCAGTGATAGGTCCAATGATATAAGTGGCGAGGAATACAGATTGTCCCAGGAGGTGACAGATGAACATTTATTGGAGTTGCAGGTAGAAAAATTGAAACAGGCATTGGATATGATACCTGGAGAGGATAAGACGATTTTAATGCTCAAGTACCAAGACGGGGTTTCTATTAAGGAATTGGAATCAACATTGGATCTTGGTAGTAGTGCCGTAAAAATGAGATTAAAAAGAGCCAAAGCCAAAGTCATAGAAGCTTATAATTCATTACCCTAATGTTAGAGCAGGACCAAAATCCATTTAAGAAAATGCAGGGAGATCTTAAGGATGTCCCACCGGAGCTACGTCAGAAGGTGATGAATGATGTTGCCTTGGCCAAACTCATTATGGAAATGGCAACCTTGTTTACCTCTAATTACGGCAGTCTTATCGAAGGACTTTTAAAAACCAATAAAACTAAATAACGGAACTATGAAAACACTTAATGAACTCAAAGATACTTTATCGGATAGTTTTGGTAGTTTATTAAAATCCGCCGCGGAAATGATTCCCCAAATTGTTTTGGGTATCGTTGGTTTGATATTAGCATGGTTAATCATTAAAATAATACTATTCATCCTAAAACGAATCTTGAAGGCGGTTAAAATCGACGTTCTTTCCCAACGTGTGGCAGACGCCAAATTATTTGGGGACAAGCAACTCAAAATCGATTTGCTCAAGGTAGCCTTGTCTACCGCCAAAATTCTTTTGATTTTAATGTTTACCGTTGTTTTGGCCCAGATATTAAAATTGAACGCCATATCCGATGGCATCTATTCCCTATTGGGCTACCTACCTACCTTTATAAGTGCCTTGCTACTGCTTGTTGGCGGACTCTATTTGGCTACGGTAGTAAAAAAGGCAACCTTGAAACTATTTGAATCCATGGGTGTGGGCGGATCAAAAGTGGTCAGTGGCGCACTATTTTACTTGATTACTTTTTTTGTTTCCATTACCGCTTTGAACCAAGCAGGTATAGAAACCCAAATCATAACCAGTAATTTTACCTTAATATTGGGTGCTTTTTTATTGGCGTTCGCCTTGGCTTTGGGTCTTGGTGCCAGAGAGGTGGTAGGAGACCTTTTGCGAACATTTTATTCTAGGAGAATCTATGAGGTTGGGGATCAGGTAAAAATTGGCAAAATTGAGGGAAAGGTAGAAGCCATTGATAACATTTCCATGGTCGTGAAGACCAAATCGGGTAAGTTGGTCGTGCCCATCAAGAAAATTGTGGAGAGTACCGTTGAGGTAAGTGACTAATTTTGGACGATTTTTTGGGCGTATCAAAATAAGAGGGATTCATAATTTATTCCTTAATTTTGAGACTGATTAAAAAAAAACAAATATGAGTTCTAAAAAAGGAAAAATACAGGAAGCTATAGATGAGAAAATGTTGGCCGAAAGAAAGGTCTTTCTTTGGGGGCAGGTAGATGACGATTCCGCCAAACATGTCATAGATAGATTGCTGTATTTGGATATGCAAAACCATAAAGAAATACAATTGTACATCAATAGTCCGGGAGGATATGTAACCTCTGGTTTCGCTATGTACGATACCATAAAATCATTGAAGAGTCCGGTTTCTACTATTTGTACCGGATTAGCCGCATCCATGGGGTCTATTTTGTTATCCGTTGGTAAAAAGGGACGACGTTTTATACAGCCCCATGCGCAGGTAATGATACACCAACCAAGCGGTGGTGCCAGGGGACAAGCATCCAATATAGAAATACAGGCGAAGGAAATTATAAAGACCAAGGAATTAAGTGCCCAAATATTGGCGGACAACTGTGGACAAACCTTTGAAAAAGTGTTGAAGGATTTTGACCGTGACTATTGGATGAACGCAGAAGAATCCATCGAGTATGGAATAGTTGACGCAGTTATGGATTAATTAAGGAATAATATTCCATAAAAAAAAGGTCCTTCACACCGTCAATGTGAAGGACCTTCTTGGATATATATAGACGCTCTCGCGGAATAGTCTATTTATCATTACTAAAGTTAATTGATTGAACGTATTTTAAGTTTAATTATTTGTTAAAATTCATCAAGATTATTGATGATTTCGGATGATTTTTTTCGAATGTACTCCATTTCCCCAGTTTCTTTCTTTTCTAGCAAACTCATCATCATGTTCATACGCTGATTGTCCTTGAAATACTCTTTTTTAGTATCCAAAAAGTTCCAGTATAGGATATTAAACGGGCATGCGTCGTTCCCTTTCTTTACATTGTGTTTATAATGACAAGAACCGCAGTAATCGCTCATTTTATTTATATAATTGGCACTACTTACATAGGGTTTAGTGGCAACGACTCCACCATCTGCGAATTGGCTCATACCCCTCGTATTGGTAATTTCAACCCACTCAATGGCGTCAATATAAACTCCCAAGTACCAGCGATCAACTTCATCTGGGTCCATTTGGGTAAGTAAGGCAAAATTTCCAATTATCATAAGTCGTTGTATATGGTGGGAGTAGGCATCTGACAAACTTTGTCCAATGGCATGTTTTAGGCAGTTCATCTTGGTGTTGCCGGTCCAGAAAAATTCTGGGAGTTTATTGTGGTTTTCCAATTTGTTTATATGGGCGTAATTTGGCATTTCCTTCCAATAGATTCCCCTCATATACTCTCTCCAACCTAGGATTTGTCGTATAAAACCCTCCACTTGAGAAATATGGATGCCCTCCTTGTTTTCATGGTAGTGTTGTAATACTTTATCAATTACTTCCCTAGGACTTACTATTTTGGAGTTCATGGCAAAGGACAAACGCGAGTGAAAGAGGTACTTCTCTTGGGTATGCATGGCATCCTGATAATCCCCAAAATAGATTAGGAGCTCCTTACAAAAGTAGTTGAGTACGGAAAGACAATCTGCCCTACTGATGGGCCAATTGAAATTTTCCAGTTCAATTTCGCCAAAGGTTTCCACTCCCGCTTCCCTAAATTCTTCTACCACTTTGCTTACATTTTTCCGAAATCCCCGTTCATGCGGAATTTTTGGTTCACCTTTCCATTTTTTGCGATTGCTCTGGTCATAGTTCCACTTTCCACCCTCGGGTTGTCCATTTTCTACCATGATGCCATGCTTCTTCCGCATCATTCTGTAAAAGGATTCCATCAAAAGTTGTTTTTTCCCCGAAAAGAAATTCTTTAACTCGTACCGACTTGTATAAAAATGCTCCGTATCCACGGCACGGGTTTCAATTTTTAAGGATTTAGCAATTTGTTTTAGCTGCTCATCCAATCGAAATTCGTCCGGTAATTGGTATTCAAATTGTTCTGCTTTGGTTTCCTTGACATAATGTTTTATTATTTTGGTTAGGTATTGGGGATTGTTCTTATCCCCAATTTTTAAATAAATGAACCTATGTCCCTTGTCCGATAGATCTTCTTTGAAGGAACGCATGGCCAAAAAGAAGGCCGTGACCTTTTGTATGTGATGTTTTACATAGTCCGTCTCCTGTCGCATTTCTGCCATGAGGTAGATTACATTGTCCTCCACCGATTCAAACCAACTATGTTTTTGGTTAAGCTGATCTCCTAATATCAATCTTAGGGTTTTCATTTTATTATTATTTTAAAATAGGGATTCTTGGAGCCACTCCCTTTGAAACTTCCCATTGGCATCATAGCGTTCCGCTTGTAGTTTGGTGTTAAATTTACGGTCCCTAGGGTCGTTGCCAACACCACTGTTGTACATCCAGTTGCCCCAATTGCTATGTACATCGTAATCGATTAGCATGCTTTCAAAATAGGCGACACCATAGCGCCAATCCTGCTCCAGTTCCTTGGCCCAGTAACTCGCTACATTTTGCCGACCTCTATTGCTCATCCATCCGGTTTTTTCCAATTCCTTCATGTTGGCATTGACAAAGGAATCTGCAGTATTCCCCGATGTCCATTGGTTTAATGTTGCCTTATCAAAATTCCAATCGTAGTTTTTATTTAATATTCCACGGATCTGAAAGATTTTTGGACCATGTTTTAAGGATACATATTTGAAAAAATCACGCCATATCAATTCAAATATCAAGCAATAGGTATCCTGATTTTTTTTAACTTTTTTTTCGAATTTCTTTACCTCCCAATAAATGGTACGTGCAGAAATACTGCCGTTTGCCAACCAAGCCGAAAGTTTGGAGCTGTAATCCGTCCCCATGAGACCATTTCTGGTCTTTTTATAATAGGCCAACTTTTTGGTTTGCCAGAAATAATGGTCGATTCTTTGCAAAGCCTGTGTTTCACCACCTTTAAATGGAAATGCCGATCGTCTGTCCTGTATAGGTTCGCACAAACCAAGATCGGCCAACGAAGGAATTTTCGTTTGGTTTTCCACAAGATTTGTTTCGGGGAAAACCTTCGCGAATTTTTCTACGGAACGCACGGTACTGAGTTTTTCGCATTTTTTTCTAAAGTCCGTAAAAACCTTTGGTATGTCCTGAAAATTAGAATATGGAATGTCCTCTGGATGAAATAGGAATTGATCGTAGCTTTCATTAAAACGTACCTTTTCATCAAATTGCCTTTTTACGGAATCCGATATGGAAACTTCATCACGCGTCCACTCTTTTTGAAGATAAATCGTATCAATTTCATGTTCCTTAACAAGCAGTGGTATATGTTCCGAGGATTTTCCAAAAAACACGAACAGCGGAATATTGTATTTTTTCAGGTTGGCTCGTAATTCCTTTACGGACTCAATTGAAAATTGGGCCCTGAACCGTTCCGTTTTTTTAAATCCAAAGTCTCCCGGCCCAAAATAAAGCGCATCAAAACAATAGGCCC
This window of the Maribacter cobaltidurans genome carries:
- the kynU gene encoding kynureninase, with the protein product MKFENTLEFAQELDKRDPLAKYRNEFVYPKVKGKEVIYFTGNSLGLQPKRSKEFVDEIMKDWAELAVEGHFYANRPWWDYHERLANPLAKVVGARPEEITVMNTLSVNLHLLMVSFYTPNPKRYKIVCEEKAFPSDQYMLQSQVRFHGFDPENAIVEVKKREGEHYWRTEDILAKIDEVGDELALVLIGGVNYYNGQVMDMKAITEAGKAVGANVGWDLAHAVGNVALELHDWNADFAAWCSYKYMNSGPGNASGVFIHERHLNRKDIPRFEGWWGTKKEERFLMKPQFEPMSNADAWQISNPPVLSLAPYLASLELFEEVGMQALIEKQKSITSYLEFVLGEIDKDVDSSFEIITPQERGCQLSVFLHGQGKVLFNYLMDHGVIVDWREPNVIRLAPAPFYCSFEEMYRFGQILKEGILNKD
- a CDS encoding mechanosensitive ion channel family protein, translated to MKTLNELKDTLSDSFGSLLKSAAEMIPQIVLGIVGLILAWLIIKIILFILKRILKAVKIDVLSQRVADAKLFGDKQLKIDLLKVALSTAKILLILMFTVVLAQILKLNAISDGIYSLLGYLPTFISALLLLVGGLYLATVVKKATLKLFESMGVGGSKVVSGALFYLITFFVSITALNQAGIETQIITSNFTLILGAFLLAFALALGLGAREVVGDLLRTFYSRRIYEVGDQVKIGKIEGKVEAIDNISMVVKTKSGKLVVPIKKIVESTVEVSD
- a CDS encoding cryptochrome/photolyase family protein, yielding MKTLRLILGDQLNQKHSWFESVEDNVIYLMAEMRQETDYVKHHIQKVTAFFLAMRSFKEDLSDKGHRFIYLKIGDKNNPQYLTKIIKHYVKETKAEQFEYQLPDEFRLDEQLKQIAKSLKIETRAVDTEHFYTSRYELKNFFSGKKQLLMESFYRMMRKKHGIMVENGQPEGGKWNYDQSNRKKWKGEPKIPHERGFRKNVSKVVEEFREAGVETFGEIELENFNWPISRADCLSVLNYFCKELLIYFGDYQDAMHTQEKYLFHSRLSFAMNSKIVSPREVIDKVLQHYHENKEGIHISQVEGFIRQILGWREYMRGIYWKEMPNYAHINKLENHNKLPEFFWTGNTKMNCLKHAIGQSLSDAYSHHIQRLMIIGNFALLTQMDPDEVDRWYLGVYIDAIEWVEITNTRGMSQFADGGVVATKPYVSSANYINKMSDYCGSCHYKHNVKKGNDACPFNILYWNFLDTKKEYFKDNQRMNMMMSLLEKKETGEMEYIRKKSSEIINNLDEF
- a CDS encoding ClpP family protease; its protein translation is MSSKKGKIQEAIDEKMLAERKVFLWGQVDDDSAKHVIDRLLYLDMQNHKEIQLYINSPGGYVTSGFAMYDTIKSLKSPVSTICTGLAASMGSILLSVGKKGRRFIQPHAQVMIHQPSGGARGQASNIEIQAKEIIKTKELSAQILADNCGQTFEKVLKDFDRDYWMNAEESIEYGIVDAVMD
- a CDS encoding DASH family cryptochrome, which encodes MNNLVWFRNDLRVQDNVSLIKASKGEKVLGAYCFDALYFGPGDFGFKKTERFRAQFSIESVKELRANLKKYNIPLFVFFGKSSEHIPLLVKEHEIDTIYLQKEWTRDEVSISDSVKRQFDEKVRFNESYDQFLFHPEDIPYSNFQDIPKVFTDFRKKCEKLSTVRSVEKFAKVFPETNLVENQTKIPSLADLGLCEPIQDRRSAFPFKGGETQALQRIDHYFWQTKKLAYYKKTRNGLMGTDYSSKLSAWLANGSISARTIYWEVKKFEKKVKKNQDTYCLIFELIWRDFFKYVSLKHGPKIFQIRGILNKNYDWNFDKATLNQWTSGNTADSFVNANMKELEKTGWMSNRGRQNVASYWAKELEQDWRYGVAYFESMLIDYDVHSNWGNWMYNSGVGNDPRDRKFNTKLQAERYDANGKFQREWLQESLF
- a CDS encoding MFS transporter produces the protein MRSLGLIFLNARYFGPSWVFASINILFGTWAIYIPTVKENLGIDKSQLGIAIFCLSLGVFIVFPFASSIINRIGVGKATWYGVLISCCTAILPLLSPNYYMLMGSLFLFGASNGFTDISMNTLVTELEKKDGAKFMSASHGFYSLGGVLAGLGSFLIGPLDNPVLHMAMAITLVFIVNFIFHKNYVNEIAATIEKDTFSLKLFKPLLLLGLISFIAMGSEGAIVDWSGLYLKEVSLAPEALWGAGFLGFQVTMTLGRFLGDGVSASIGSVKMVALGTLLSIIGYVLVLTTSTYMAITGFAICGLGFSAMVPELFRIGGNVKGVESSKGVSFIAGAGYSGFLCAPPILGFLADNYSLKTSFIVLLGVALFILGATAILKKRRG
- a CDS encoding peptidase associated/transthyretin-like domain-containing protein translates to MRNCLLLFLYLSCTLLHSQTEFEGIIMDADEHTPLEFVHVFNRNNSTISNTEGRFFIKTLLDTVILFRNGYKKKVLLTEALTDTIYLKKKVVALDEVIVTNAKTILQRIKDSINSNYLLKPHMETFFIRALLRKNDSLVRMQDMTGTLLRKTSIYGNGLEMEKKDYQVQLAEMRQLGIIRDEHGIYFELPSLYNIFGEFMRLNAMGPEFEVIEKPYENSEEIRVEFNSLPSEDGSSAKGHYIINGENNAILSFEVVSQGAINSPNPAEDKYSHFLKGSSSMYFKENAEKGLYYLHRAKRTFSLEVKTEQHPMPDVYDMEITLYTPESFGNEKIKSNVNEHKDIFKLKHPYNADYWEQQSWLPLTEEIKKFIDTMGQGTLGLKTRGNMN
- a CDS encoding RNA polymerase sigma factor, whose translation is MDANDPYKDVTDEDLVKEIVAKKDSMLFGVLYDRYAKMVYNKCYGFAKSQKEAEDLTQDVFLMVFVKLASFQGKSKFSTWLYSFTYNFCVNYVNRDKGRKISDRSNDISGEEYRLSQEVTDEHLLELQVEKLKQALDMIPGEDKTILMLKYQDGVSIKELESTLDLGSSAVKMRLKRAKAKVIEAYNSLP